Proteins from one Planctomyces sp. SH-PL62 genomic window:
- a CDS encoding Flp family type IVb pilin, translating into MRNFLNRLMTEEDGATMVEYALMVALIAVVVMAGAAALGTAINSKFDTVKTSVSTAGN; encoded by the coding sequence ATGCGCAATTTCCTGAACCGCCTGATGACCGAAGAAGACGGCGCCACGATGGTCGAGTACGCCCTGATGGTCGCCCTGATCGCCGTCGTCGTCATGGCCGGCGCCGCCGCCCTGGGGACGGCCATCAACAGCAAGTTCGACACCGTCAAGACCTCGGTGTCCACCGCGGGCAACTAA
- a CDS encoding Flp family type IVb pilin, whose product MFPLLKRSATPSDSVDGDARKHGFGRFVAAEVGATMAEYGLMLGLIAAVLILTVSQIGTVTAAKLQLAVAGFADAGPADAGPPMPQ is encoded by the coding sequence ATGTTTCCACTCCTGAAGCGTTCCGCGACGCCGTCGGACTCCGTCGACGGCGACGCGAGGAAACATGGTTTCGGCCGATTCGTCGCCGCCGAAGTGGGGGCGACGATGGCCGAGTACGGCCTCATGCTCGGCCTGATCGCCGCCGTCCTGATCCTGACCGTGAGCCAGATCGGGACCGTTACGGCCGCGAAGCTTCAACTGGCGGTGGCCGGATTCGCCGACGCCGGGCCCGCCGACGCTGGGCCGCCGATGCCCCAGTGA
- a CDS encoding prepilin peptidase: protein MDRWQMLFLSSAAVATLIAAATDLWKFKVYNALTFPALLGGLAASAWVGGWSGLATSGLGALTGFGLLIVFFAMGGVGAGDVKLLTALGAWLGPSLTFQVFLAASLAAGLYAIVLTVLSGGLAATAVDLLFLILRLRRGDLVAKGGPSIREEAARPDRRRRLVPFAAMTCLGFFATVAWRAADLDEFRTPFEAPPTIATAPASRVGVAAVLPSPFLEGTTP, encoded by the coding sequence GTGGACCGCTGGCAAATGCTGTTCCTGTCGTCGGCGGCGGTCGCGACCTTGATCGCCGCCGCGACCGACCTCTGGAAGTTCAAGGTGTACAACGCCCTGACGTTCCCGGCGCTGCTGGGGGGGCTGGCCGCGTCGGCGTGGGTCGGCGGCTGGTCGGGGCTGGCGACGAGCGGGCTCGGGGCCCTGACCGGCTTCGGGCTGCTCATCGTCTTCTTCGCGATGGGGGGCGTGGGGGCGGGGGACGTCAAGCTGCTGACGGCCCTCGGCGCCTGGCTCGGGCCGTCGCTGACGTTCCAGGTCTTCCTCGCCGCGTCGCTCGCGGCGGGGCTCTACGCCATAGTCCTGACGGTCCTGAGCGGCGGCCTGGCCGCGACGGCCGTCGACCTGCTGTTCCTGATCCTGCGCCTCCGCCGGGGCGACCTCGTCGCGAAGGGAGGCCCCTCGATCCGCGAGGAGGCCGCCCGGCCCGACCGCCGCCGTCGGCTGGTGCCGTTCGCCGCCATGACCTGCCTGGGGTTCTTCGCGACGGTCGCCTGGCGCGCCGCCGATCTCGATGAATTCCGCACCCCGTTCGAGGCCCCGCCGACGATCGCGACCGCCCCGGCGTCGCGCGTCGGCGTCGCGGCCGTCCTCCCATCGCCATTCCTTGAAGGGACCACGCCATGA
- the cpaB gene encoding Flp pilus assembly protein CpaB codes for MRPQTLAVVLLALGSGLAAVWGVRSSLKKPAAEETVPAVVAKLDLRRDEVIDAAAVEIRNVPKSQAPAGGLAAIEEAEGRTTYIPMLPGEFVIEPKLLPKGSRAGLASMIKPGMRAFTITTPTFSSSLAGFLMPGNRVDVLLTLTPSGSSSTEDATTSTLLQNVELLAVHTMVDAPADNRANPTEARSVTLLVTPKQASILDLAQNKGTLHLSLRNSKDETDAEETTATLADLGLIRPTPPTLAEAAPPPPPPPAPDPEPVPVVLSIRTLRGTSAGRDEITVLRRGRPPATGAGVTGPPTVATPAPPRRSR; via the coding sequence ATGAGGCCGCAGACCCTGGCCGTCGTGTTGCTGGCCCTGGGCAGCGGCCTGGCCGCCGTCTGGGGCGTCCGGTCGTCCCTGAAGAAGCCGGCCGCCGAGGAGACCGTCCCCGCGGTCGTCGCCAAGCTCGACCTCAGGCGCGACGAGGTCATCGACGCGGCGGCGGTCGAGATCCGAAACGTCCCCAAGAGCCAGGCGCCCGCCGGCGGCCTCGCCGCCATCGAGGAGGCGGAGGGGCGGACCACCTACATCCCGATGCTCCCCGGCGAGTTCGTCATCGAGCCCAAGCTGCTCCCCAAGGGGAGCCGCGCGGGGCTGGCGTCGATGATCAAGCCGGGGATGCGGGCCTTCACGATCACGACGCCCACCTTCTCGTCGAGCCTCGCCGGCTTCCTGATGCCGGGGAACCGGGTGGACGTCCTGCTGACCCTCACCCCGTCCGGCTCCTCCTCGACCGAGGACGCGACGACCTCGACCCTCCTCCAGAACGTCGAGCTGTTGGCCGTGCATACGATGGTCGACGCCCCGGCCGACAACCGGGCCAACCCCACCGAGGCCCGGTCGGTGACCCTGTTGGTGACGCCTAAGCAGGCCTCGATCCTGGACCTCGCGCAGAACAAGGGGACGCTCCACCTCTCCTTGCGCAACAGCAAGGACGAGACGGACGCGGAGGAGACGACCGCGACGCTGGCCGACCTGGGCCTGATCCGCCCGACTCCGCCGACGCTCGCCGAGGCGGCGCCCCCGCCCCCGCCGCCCCCGGCCCCTGATCCGGAGCCGGTCCCGGTGGTGCTCTCAATCCGAACCTTGCGAGGCACTTCCGCCGGCCGCGACGAGATCACCGTGCTCCGCCGAGGCCGGCCCCCCGCGACGGGCGCGGGTGTGACGGGCCCGCCGACCGTCGCCACCCCCGCCCCCCCGCGTCGATCGCGTTGA
- a CDS encoding CpaE family protein, with the protein MPCFIVADDESIASRIRSVLAFHKRDCPKTNVLPTDQAAGRLGREPAVGLVVAVLPPDPATALELLARLAPMADGGLLAVGPTSDARLVVQALRTGVRDYLDRSDLEAELDAAVKRMAASTHAGASHGRVVAVLAPSGGSGSSTIAANLASAMAAEHGSAGLFDLKLEAGDLAALLDLKPTYTLADLCKTAAPFDKVMLERSFARHESGVSLLAAPRRLADAPLVRPEGVARALDLARSLFPAVVVDVDHHFRDEQLVAIRDADVLAVVFRLDFNSLRNVHRTMEHLGRLGLAGDRVRLVVNRSGQPGEVPHAKAEEALGGVIAFSVPEDARTVARANNNGVPFVIEAPSSKVARSLVQLARLLVPPSAHAGASASAESRPGWRPWRKRNVAAL; encoded by the coding sequence ATGCCTTGCTTCATCGTCGCCGACGACGAGTCGATCGCCTCCCGGATCCGGTCTGTACTGGCCTTCCACAAGCGGGACTGCCCGAAGACGAACGTCCTGCCGACCGACCAGGCGGCGGGGCGGCTGGGCCGCGAGCCGGCCGTCGGGTTGGTGGTCGCGGTCCTGCCGCCCGACCCCGCGACGGCGCTCGAGCTGCTGGCGCGGCTGGCGCCGATGGCCGACGGCGGGCTGCTGGCGGTCGGCCCGACCTCGGACGCCCGGCTCGTCGTGCAGGCCCTGCGGACCGGCGTCCGCGACTACCTGGACAGGTCCGACCTGGAGGCGGAGCTCGACGCGGCGGTCAAGCGGATGGCGGCGTCGACCCACGCCGGGGCGTCGCACGGCCGGGTGGTCGCCGTGCTGGCGCCCAGCGGCGGCTCGGGGTCGAGCACGATCGCCGCCAACCTCGCCTCGGCGATGGCGGCGGAGCACGGGTCGGCCGGGCTGTTCGACCTCAAGCTGGAGGCGGGCGACCTCGCGGCCCTGCTGGACCTCAAGCCGACGTACACCCTGGCCGACCTCTGCAAGACGGCCGCCCCGTTCGACAAGGTGATGCTCGAACGCTCGTTCGCCCGCCACGAGTCGGGCGTGAGCCTGCTCGCCGCCCCCCGGCGGCTGGCCGATGCGCCCCTGGTCCGCCCGGAAGGGGTGGCCCGCGCGCTCGACCTGGCGCGATCGCTCTTCCCGGCCGTGGTGGTCGACGTCGACCACCACTTCCGCGACGAGCAGCTCGTGGCGATCCGCGACGCCGACGTCCTGGCGGTCGTCTTCCGCCTGGACTTCAACTCGCTGCGGAACGTCCACCGGACGATGGAGCACCTGGGCCGCCTTGGCCTGGCCGGCGACCGGGTCCGCCTGGTCGTCAATCGCTCCGGCCAGCCCGGCGAGGTGCCCCACGCCAAGGCGGAAGAGGCCCTGGGGGGCGTCATCGCGTTTTCGGTCCCGGAAGACGCCCGGACGGTGGCGCGGGCCAACAACAACGGCGTCCCCTTCGTGATCGAGGCCCCGTCCTCGAAGGTGGCGAGGAGCCTGGTCCAGCTCGCCAGGCTGCTGGTCCCGCCGTCGGCGCATGCCGGGGCGTCGGCTTCCGCCGAATCGAGGCCCGGTTGGCGGCCCTGGCGGAAGCGAAACGTCGCCGCGCTTTAG
- a CDS encoding CpaF family protein — MSMTDVHLDRRGSSPPSAAERHLRIKKDLHEKLISELELSSIGSMSQDEIREEIRRGAEQLCMRHDDLLSLPERERLIEEVLDETFGIGPLEGLMRDATVSDILVNGPKVVYVERRGRLERTDVVFNDEKHLQEIVRRIVGRVGRRIDETSPLCDARLPDGSRVNAVIPPLALDGSLLSIRRAGKSPLLTHDLVEKRAITQEMVDFLAACIRGRVNMVISGGTGSGKTTLLNALSAFIPEDERVVTIEDAAELRLQQPHVVRMETRPPNIEGEGAISTRDLVKNSLRMRPERIVVGECRGSETLDMLQAMNTGHDGSMTTIHANDTRDAIGRMEMMVGMAGFDLPIWIIRRQIASAVQILVQASRLSGGVRRIMKISEIVGMEEDVVSMQDLFVFKQTGVDEDRAAQGYHFCTGVRPKCLERLEEAGMKLPPEMFESRILTSKPLPEPPPPDEDPRGGERLWGMFGRGRGEGA; from the coding sequence ATGAGCATGACTGACGTGCATCTGGACCGGCGGGGCTCCTCCCCCCCCTCGGCGGCGGAGCGGCACCTGCGGATCAAGAAAGACCTGCATGAGAAGCTGATCTCCGAGCTGGAGCTCTCGTCGATCGGCTCGATGAGCCAGGACGAGATCCGCGAGGAGATCCGCCGAGGGGCCGAGCAGCTCTGCATGCGGCACGACGACCTGCTGAGCCTCCCCGAGCGGGAGCGGCTGATCGAGGAGGTGCTCGACGAGACCTTCGGCATCGGCCCGCTCGAGGGCCTGATGCGCGACGCGACCGTCTCCGACATCCTGGTCAACGGCCCCAAGGTGGTCTACGTGGAGCGTCGGGGCCGCCTGGAGCGGACCGACGTCGTCTTCAACGACGAGAAGCACCTCCAGGAGATCGTCCGGCGGATCGTGGGCCGGGTCGGCCGGCGGATCGACGAGACCTCCCCCCTGTGCGACGCCCGGCTCCCGGACGGCTCGCGCGTCAACGCGGTGATCCCCCCCCTGGCGCTCGACGGCAGCCTGCTGTCGATCCGGCGCGCGGGGAAGTCGCCGCTCCTGACGCACGACTTGGTCGAGAAGCGGGCCATCACGCAGGAGATGGTCGACTTCCTGGCCGCCTGCATCAGGGGGCGGGTCAACATGGTCATCTCGGGGGGGACCGGCTCCGGCAAGACGACGCTCCTGAACGCGCTCTCGGCGTTCATCCCCGAGGACGAGCGTGTGGTGACGATCGAGGACGCGGCCGAGCTGCGGCTCCAGCAGCCGCACGTCGTCCGGATGGAGACCCGGCCGCCGAACATCGAGGGGGAGGGGGCCATCTCCACGCGAGACCTCGTCAAGAACTCGTTGCGGATGCGGCCCGAGCGGATCGTCGTCGGCGAGTGCCGGGGCTCCGAGACGCTGGACATGCTCCAGGCCATGAACACCGGCCACGACGGCTCCATGACCACGATCCACGCCAACGACACCCGCGACGCGATCGGCCGTATGGAGATGATGGTCGGCATGGCGGGCTTCGACCTGCCGATCTGGATCATCCGCCGCCAGATCGCCTCGGCCGTGCAGATCCTCGTCCAGGCGTCGCGGCTCTCCGGGGGCGTGCGGCGGATCATGAAGATCTCGGAGATCGTCGGCATGGAGGAGGACGTGGTCAGCATGCAGGACCTCTTCGTCTTCAAGCAGACGGGGGTCGACGAGGACCGGGCCGCGCAGGGCTACCACTTCTGCACCGGGGTCCGGCCCAAGTGCCTGGAGCGGCTGGAGGAGGCGGGCATGAAGCTCCCGCCCGAGATGTTCGAGAGCCGGATCCTGACGTCGAAGCCCCTGCCGGAGCCCCCGCCCCCCGATGAGGACCCGCGCGGCGGGGAGCGGCTCTGGGGGATGTTCGGCCGGGGTCGCGGGGAGGGGGCGTGA
- a CDS encoding type II secretion system F family protein has product MNDVIVLGLAAASAVAFVVAVFQVASDLFLRDRARISDRVDVEFLKKKAAASAAKAKKASLFKNLDQMDAAVRAGSGSPTWSQAFESMVEQSGLEVTPGRLLSIAGGAAAALGLAAFAARGRPLDAALAALLGAVAPIFYVKKVRDARIERLRSQLPEAFELMARVVRAGQSLGQAVLGVAQEFPQPISAEFAYCYEQQNLGLSPEVTFRELTRRTGIVELKIFVLAVLVQQQTGGNLAEMLLKLSAVVRERYRIRGAVQALTAEGRMQGWVLAGMPPVMLLVLLLMNRDYAMILFEHSEILMGTFAIEMVGVLWIRKIVNFDF; this is encoded by the coding sequence ATGAACGACGTGATCGTCCTGGGGCTGGCGGCGGCGTCGGCCGTCGCGTTCGTGGTCGCGGTGTTCCAGGTCGCCTCGGACCTGTTCCTCCGCGACCGCGCGCGGATCAGCGACCGGGTCGACGTGGAGTTCCTCAAGAAGAAGGCGGCGGCGTCGGCCGCGAAGGCGAAGAAGGCCTCGCTGTTCAAGAACCTGGACCAGATGGACGCCGCGGTCCGGGCCGGCTCGGGCTCGCCGACCTGGAGCCAGGCGTTCGAGTCGATGGTGGAGCAGTCCGGGCTGGAGGTCACGCCGGGGCGGCTGCTGTCGATCGCCGGGGGGGCCGCCGCGGCTTTGGGCCTCGCGGCGTTCGCCGCCCGGGGCCGCCCCCTCGACGCGGCGCTCGCGGCGCTGCTGGGGGCCGTCGCGCCGATCTTCTACGTCAAGAAGGTGCGCGACGCCCGCATCGAGCGGCTCCGTTCCCAGCTCCCGGAGGCCTTCGAGCTGATGGCTCGGGTGGTCCGGGCCGGGCAGAGCCTGGGGCAGGCGGTGCTCGGCGTGGCCCAGGAATTCCCGCAGCCGATCTCGGCGGAGTTCGCCTACTGCTACGAGCAGCAGAACCTCGGGCTCTCGCCGGAGGTCACGTTCCGCGAGCTCACCCGGCGGACCGGGATCGTGGAGCTGAAGATCTTCGTCCTGGCCGTCCTGGTGCAGCAGCAGACCGGCGGCAACCTCGCCGAGATGCTCCTGAAGCTCTCCGCGGTGGTCCGCGAGCGCTACCGGATCCGGGGGGCGGTGCAGGCCCTAACCGCCGAGGGGCGGATGCAGGGCTGGGTCCTGGCGGGGATGCCGCCGGTGATGCTCCTGGTCCTCCTGCTGATGAACCGCGACTACGCGATGATCCTGTTCGAACACTCCGAGATCCTCATGGGGACCTTCGCCATCGAGATGGTGGGCGTCCTCTGGATCCGCAAGATCGTCAACTTCGACTTCTGA
- a CDS encoding type II secretion system F family protein, which produces MDADSVILFVVFAATVGLATLAGLALSGKGRRLSDRLDELAGKAERAERPESVAKLARAALPKLGKVIVPDNEVERNRLSTRLVQAGLYHRQALHVFLGVKLSIMLAALVLGAGLTLTGAAPPAYTMGAALGLFIAGMIGPSFWLDRRRGKRQLKLRRALPDALDVLIICLEGGLSFQSSLKRVAEEIVSAHPLLGYELRIADREIQLGRSPAEALLHFAQRSDLDEALSLSTVVGQSERFGASLVKSLKTHSETIRERRKVQAEERAQKAATKMLFPTLFCIFPAIFVILLAPAAFQVMKSMGSQGDVKGGAGASAPSIAARR; this is translated from the coding sequence ATGGACGCGGATTCGGTCATCCTGTTCGTCGTCTTCGCGGCGACCGTCGGCCTGGCGACGCTCGCCGGCCTGGCGTTGTCGGGGAAGGGGCGGCGGCTCTCGGACCGGCTCGACGAGCTGGCCGGCAAGGCCGAGCGCGCGGAGCGGCCGGAGTCGGTCGCCAAGCTGGCGCGGGCGGCCCTGCCGAAGCTCGGCAAGGTGATCGTGCCCGATAACGAGGTCGAGCGCAACCGCCTCTCCACGAGGCTGGTGCAGGCGGGGCTCTACCACCGCCAGGCGCTCCACGTCTTCCTGGGCGTCAAGCTGTCGATCATGCTGGCCGCCCTGGTGCTGGGGGCGGGGCTGACGCTGACCGGCGCGGCCCCGCCGGCCTATACGATGGGCGCGGCGCTGGGCCTGTTCATCGCCGGCATGATCGGCCCGAGCTTCTGGCTGGACCGCCGCCGCGGCAAGCGCCAGCTCAAGCTCCGCCGGGCCTTGCCCGACGCCCTCGACGTCTTGATCATCTGCCTGGAGGGGGGGCTGAGCTTCCAGAGCTCCCTCAAGCGGGTCGCCGAGGAGATCGTCTCGGCCCACCCGCTGCTGGGCTATGAGCTGCGGATCGCCGACCGCGAGATCCAGCTCGGCCGCTCGCCGGCCGAGGCACTCCTGCACTTCGCCCAGCGCAGCGACCTGGACGAGGCGCTGTCGCTCTCCACGGTCGTCGGCCAGTCGGAGCGGTTCGGGGCCAGCCTGGTCAAGAGCCTGAAGACCCACTCCGAGACCATCCGCGAGCGCCGCAAGGTGCAGGCCGAGGAGCGGGCGCAGAAGGCGGCGACCAAGATGCTCTTCCCCACCCTGTTCTGCATCTTCCCGGCCATCTTCGTGATCCTGCTGGCGCCGGCCGCCTTCCAGGTCATGAAGTCGATGGGGAGCCAGGGGGACGTCAAGGGCGGGGCGGGCGCGTCGGCCCCGTCAATCGCCGCGCGTCGCTGA
- a CDS encoding tetratricopeptide repeat protein has translation MIMRPGARAGRILGLALVAAALAMGAGCRGGAGRRVEHESASLLNGLGPSKVSRRQAADVEVALGRSQEESGDLAGAEAAYRDALKKDPRRADAEVRLAVLAEERGERKQADEHFDRAVKLAPNDPDVLCDRGYSYYLQRRWADAEGCFRKAIKKDSRHARSHNNLGLVLARQGEREAALVEFAKAGCDRADAQSNLALVLAMEGRLEDARAIYAEVAAAKPASAAAREGLRAADAALAARSAPPDFLPGEALAAAVPAPIPARSRPRAARTPP, from the coding sequence ATGATCATGCGACCGGGTGCTCGCGCAGGCCGGATTCTCGGGTTGGCCCTCGTCGCGGCGGCGCTCGCCATGGGCGCCGGCTGCCGAGGCGGCGCCGGCCGCCGCGTCGAGCACGAATCGGCGAGCCTGCTGAACGGCCTGGGCCCGTCGAAGGTCTCGCGACGGCAGGCGGCCGACGTCGAGGTCGCGCTGGGCCGCTCGCAGGAGGAGTCGGGCGACCTGGCCGGGGCCGAGGCCGCCTATCGCGACGCCCTGAAGAAGGACCCCCGCCGCGCCGACGCCGAGGTCCGGCTGGCGGTCCTGGCCGAGGAGCGGGGCGAGCGCAAGCAGGCCGACGAGCACTTCGATCGGGCCGTCAAGCTCGCCCCCAACGACCCGGACGTCCTGTGCGACCGAGGCTACAGCTACTACCTCCAGCGCCGCTGGGCGGACGCCGAAGGGTGCTTCCGCAAGGCGATCAAGAAAGACTCGCGCCACGCGCGGAGCCACAACAACCTGGGCCTGGTCCTGGCCCGCCAGGGGGAACGCGAGGCCGCGCTCGTCGAGTTCGCGAAGGCGGGCTGCGATCGGGCCGACGCGCAGTCGAACCTGGCGTTGGTGCTGGCGATGGAGGGACGCCTGGAGGACGCGCGGGCGATCTACGCGGAGGTCGCCGCCGCCAAGCCGGCCTCCGCCGCCGCCCGCGAAGGCCTCCGCGCCGCCGACGCCGCCCTCGCCGCCCGCTCCGCCCCGCCGGATTTCCTCCCGGGCGAGGCCCTCGCCGCCGCCGTCCCGGCTCCGATCCCGGCCCGATCCCGCCCCCGCGCCGCCCGGACCCCGCCCTGA